A portion of the Nitrososphaerales archaeon genome contains these proteins:
- a CDS encoding 2,5-diamino-6-(ribosylamino)-4(3H)-pyrimidinone 5'-phosphate reductase — translation MKSMNPVERCYVTVYSTMTIDGRIASKTRYSRLSCPYDLKRLHELRAESDGIMVGANTVIIDDPSLRVKYVEGKNPVRIVVDGLLRTPLDARVYTLKTAETIILTTEAAPKDKVESLRGMGVRVIVFSGRPPIDMKEGIERLYEEGLRRIMVEGGGELLWHLFAADVVDELRLTISPYIFGGRDAVSLVMGEGFSTTDDARRLKFVSVKVCECGQEVHMRYLRS, via the coding sequence ATGAAATCCATGAACCCTGTAGAACGATGCTATGTAACGGTATACTCGACGATGACGATCGATGGAAGGATAGCGAGCAAGACACGCTACAGTAGGCTCAGCTGCCCATACGATCTGAAGAGGCTGCATGAACTTAGAGCGGAGAGTGATGGGATCATGGTAGGAGCGAATACGGTCATCATCGATGACCCATCTTTGAGGGTCAAGTACGTCGAAGGTAAGAACCCGGTTAGAATCGTTGTGGATGGCCTTCTGAGGACGCCTTTAGATGCTAGAGTCTATACGCTGAAGACCGCTGAAACTATAATCTTGACGACGGAGGCTGCACCGAAGGATAAGGTCGAGAGTTTAAGAGGTATGGGTGTACGAGTAATCGTGTTTTCAGGGCGGCCACCGATAGATATGAAGGAAGGTATTGAGAGGCTCTATGAAGAAGGTTTGAGAAGGATTATGGTAGAGGGCGGAGGGGAGCTCCTCTGGCACCTATTCGCAGCGGATGTCGTCGATGAACTTAGATTGACGATCTCACCATACATATTTGGCGGTAGAGATGCGGTAAGTCTGGTTATGGGCGAGGGCTTCTCTACGACCGATGATGCGAGGAGGTTGAAGTTTGTAAGTGTTAAGGTGTGTGAGTGCGGGCAGGAAGTGCATATGAGATATTTACGTAGTTGA